In Pseudobacter ginsenosidimutans, the following are encoded in one genomic region:
- a CDS encoding MBG domain-containing protein, which translates to MFRTLHPLLVLTAILFFIPSLKAQVDVSATGGTTAAAYATLKAAFDEVNAGTHQGAIVITIGGNTTETATATLNASGSGGASYSNVFIGPGIGVNAVVSGNINSGPVIKLNGSNNVTINGSNNFSTTRNLTITNTSTVSANVLQIGSAGTTPIHDVIVKNTIVVNGSNNSTAILVGDAAVVGSPGYFNYITFQNNSIRKAYIGIYVYAVVAAANGNVLVDGNYMNSGGADAIRLVGVYGQGVNGFVIRNNYIGNFESTSAEFDRAIWLATATTNATITNNTITGLSYSGTSSYAPIGINISPGVTNSNIDITGNTISNLSSSGTYLPTGIFLYSAMSSAIINNNKISNLKNTNTAGYGAAGILLQTSTNAADVRVQNNFVWDIAGYGSNGYDANDNGNGIVIDGGGGYNINFNTVVLNTNQTLAGGHRASCLLVTQNVTAAGALGLRNNIFANLQTVGNANSRLAISNLSTAGSGVFSAIDRNVYFSTSTNLSSTGTNASITNTLAQLQTSLGGNANSLNIQPVFVGANDLHLNRDLNTAIDGKATPIGGIGTDIDGEARNAATPDPGADEFIPCPVITVNTQPQPVNICATDNTSFGITATNALTYQWQADDGSGFVDIANSALYAGATTNSLTLTNVPVANNGFVYRCVVTAGTGCNPVNSDPAVLTVGTPVAISADPADATISHLDNASFTVTNTGSGPFTYQWQVDDGGGFADLANTGVYSTVNTATLTITGATVAMNGYQYRCRVTACGSVTSNAATLTVNQLAQTLNFATQTNGGTVTVTYGDPVINGAASASSGLAATYTSGNAAVVDVNATGQVTIIGAGSTTITVSQAGDAVYLPATNISFTVTVQPKEITVNAGSLTKIYGDSDPSFTYTVNTPLLGGDVFTGALDRDPGENTGMYQILQNTLTAGPNYNITFNSNILTITPKDLTVTADDKTRQYGVANPPLTLTYSGFAFTDDPSVLTTAPVASTFAVPTSWPGDYPITIAGGTSANYTFTFVPGKLTVEAILLNIHEQPSGSMICADARATFNTAVTVTPSIAPVTYQWQYSADGSTGWSDLSQASTASFQTKANTPSGFYRCKFTVPGTDFYSQPAELTMFPLPGIRAAKSNDIDCAFNSARLGASGGVSYQWTPAGGLDNANSPNPIATPDRTTTYLVTGTDGNGCKGSDRITVTYTPSEYNVPNAFTPNNDGKNDCFGVRHWQKVTDFSLSIYNRYGARIFHTTDVSKCWDGTINGVPQATGSFVYYIKCMAPCGLIERKGSFLLMR; encoded by the coding sequence ATGTTCCGAACGCTACACCCTCTACTTGTATTGACAGCTATTTTGTTTTTTATCCCCTCCCTGAAAGCCCAGGTGGATGTTTCTGCCACCGGCGGAACAACCGCTGCTGCTTATGCTACCCTGAAAGCGGCATTCGATGAAGTGAATGCCGGTACGCACCAGGGGGCTATTGTAATCACCATTGGAGGCAATACCACTGAAACTGCTACTGCCACGCTGAATGCAAGCGGATCGGGTGGCGCCAGTTATAGCAATGTGTTTATTGGTCCCGGCATTGGTGTGAACGCAGTGGTCTCCGGTAATATCAACAGCGGTCCAGTGATTAAATTGAATGGGTCTAATAACGTAACCATCAATGGTTCCAATAATTTCAGCACTACCAGGAACCTGACCATTACCAACACGAGTACCGTTTCTGCCAATGTGCTGCAGATCGGATCAGCCGGCACTACGCCCATTCACGATGTAATTGTTAAGAATACGATAGTTGTCAACGGTAGTAATAACAGCACAGCTATATTGGTTGGAGATGCCGCTGTAGTAGGAAGTCCGGGCTATTTCAATTATATCACATTTCAGAACAACAGTATCAGGAAAGCTTATATCGGGATTTACGTGTATGCAGTGGTGGCTGCCGCCAATGGTAATGTGTTGGTAGACGGGAATTATATGAATTCCGGCGGAGCTGATGCTATCCGTCTGGTAGGAGTATACGGGCAAGGCGTGAACGGATTTGTGATCCGGAACAATTATATCGGCAATTTCGAAAGCACCAGCGCTGAATTCGACAGGGCCATCTGGCTGGCCACTGCTACCACCAATGCCACCATCACCAACAATACAATAACAGGATTGAGCTATAGCGGTACCAGTTCTTATGCTCCTATCGGTATCAATATTTCTCCCGGGGTGACTAATAGCAATATCGATATAACCGGCAATACGATCAGCAATCTTTCCAGCAGCGGAACATATTTGCCAACAGGCATTTTCCTGTACAGCGCCATGTCCAGTGCTATCATCAACAATAATAAGATCAGTAACCTGAAAAATACGAACACTGCCGGATATGGCGCAGCGGGCATTCTGTTACAGACCAGTACTAATGCGGCAGACGTAAGAGTGCAAAACAATTTTGTTTGGGATATTGCCGGTTATGGCTCCAATGGATATGATGCAAATGATAACGGCAATGGGATAGTGATCGATGGTGGCGGTGGGTATAATATCAATTTCAATACCGTTGTATTGAATACGAATCAGACTCTTGCCGGCGGTCACCGGGCATCCTGTCTGTTGGTCACCCAAAATGTAACAGCAGCGGGAGCTTTGGGCCTGCGCAATAATATTTTTGCCAACCTGCAAACGGTGGGCAATGCCAACAGCAGGCTGGCCATTTCCAACCTGTCAACTGCCGGTTCAGGCGTTTTCAGCGCCATCGATCGCAACGTATACTTCAGCACCAGCACCAACCTGAGCAGTACCGGCACCAATGCCAGTATTACCAATACACTGGCGCAATTGCAAACTTCACTGGGAGGCAATGCGAATTCATTGAACATTCAACCTGTATTTGTTGGTGCGAATGATCTGCACCTGAACAGGGATCTGAATACAGCCATCGATGGGAAGGCTACACCAATAGGAGGTATCGGTACAGATATCGACGGAGAGGCCAGGAATGCCGCCACGCCTGATCCCGGCGCGGATGAGTTCATTCCTTGTCCTGTAATTACCGTCAATACTCAACCGCAACCTGTTAATATTTGCGCCACTGACAATACCAGTTTTGGTATAACGGCAACCAATGCACTAACTTATCAATGGCAGGCAGATGATGGCAGCGGTTTTGTTGATATCGCCAATTCCGCTTTGTATGCCGGCGCTACCACCAATTCGCTGACGCTCACCAATGTTCCGGTTGCCAACAATGGATTTGTTTATCGATGCGTTGTAACAGCAGGGACCGGTTGTAATCCGGTGAATTCCGACCCCGCGGTTCTTACAGTTGGAACGCCGGTTGCCATCAGCGCTGATCCTGCGGATGCCACCATCTCACATCTCGATAACGCAAGTTTCACTGTTACCAATACAGGTTCCGGGCCTTTCACGTATCAATGGCAGGTGGATGATGGCGGGGGCTTTGCTGACCTCGCCAATACCGGTGTGTACAGCACGGTGAATACTGCCACGCTTACTATTACGGGCGCCACTGTTGCCATGAATGGTTACCAATACCGTTGCCGGGTAACCGCCTGCGGATCGGTAACCAGCAACGCCGCTACGCTTACGGTGAACCAGCTTGCGCAAACATTGAATTTTGCAACGCAGACCAATGGAGGAACAGTTACTGTTACCTATGGCGATCCGGTGATCAACGGAGCAGCCAGTGCTTCATCAGGATTGGCGGCCACTTATACCTCCGGTAATGCTGCCGTAGTGGATGTGAATGCAACCGGGCAGGTCACTATCATTGGTGCAGGCTCCACTACCATCACGGTATCACAGGCCGGGGATGCAGTATATCTTCCCGCCACCAATATCAGTTTTACAGTTACGGTGCAACCGAAGGAAATAACAGTTAATGCCGGATCACTCACAAAGATCTATGGCGATAGCGATCCTTCATTCACCTATACAGTCAATACACCGCTGCTTGGTGGTGATGTATTTACAGGTGCACTTGACCGTGATCCCGGTGAAAACACGGGTATGTACCAGATACTGCAGAATACGCTCACGGCAGGACCGAATTACAATATCACATTCAACAGCAATATCCTCACCATCACGCCCAAAGATCTTACTGTTACCGCTGATGATAAGACCCGGCAATACGGTGTGGCCAACCCTCCGCTTACTTTGACTTACTCCGGTTTTGCCTTCACCGATGATCCATCTGTGCTTACAACAGCTCCGGTTGCCAGTACATTTGCAGTGCCCACCAGCTGGCCCGGCGATTACCCGATAACCATTGCCGGAGGAACTTCAGCTAATTACACTTTTACATTTGTACCGGGTAAACTCACGGTGGAAGCCATTTTGCTGAACATCCACGAACAACCATCCGGTAGCATGATCTGCGCAGATGCAAGGGCCACTTTCAATACTGCTGTAACGGTTACACCTTCCATTGCACCTGTGACCTATCAATGGCAGTACAGTGCGGATGGAAGTACCGGCTGGTCGGATCTTTCACAGGCCAGTACCGCCAGTTTTCAAACGAAGGCCAATACACCTTCAGGGTTTTATCGTTGTAAGTTCACTGTGCCGGGTACTGATTTCTATTCACAGCCTGCGGAGTTGACGATGTTCCCGCTGCCGGGGATCAGGGCAGCGAAGTCGAACGATATCGATTGTGCATTCAACAGCGCCAGGTTGGGCGCAAGTGGTGGTGTGAGCTACCAGTGGACGCCCGCCGGAGGCCTCGATAATGCCAATAGTCCCAATCCCATTGCCACGCCAGACAGGACCACTACTTACCTGGTGACCGGCACCGATGGAAATGGATGTAAGGGCTCCGACAGAATTACTGTAACTTATACTCCATCTGAATACAATGTGCCCAATGCTTTCACCCCGAACAATGATGGTAAGAACGATTGCTTCGGTGTACGGCACTGGCAGAAGGTGACGGATTTCAGTCTCAGTATTTACAACCGTTATGGTGCAAGGATCTTCCACACTACCGATGTGAGCAAATGCTGGGATGGTACAATCAACGGTGTGCCGCAGGCTACCGGCAGCTTTGTGTACTACATCAAATGCATGGCCCCTTGTGGACTGATCGAAAGAAAAGGCAGCTTTTTGCTGATGCGATAA
- a CDS encoding RluA family pseudouridine synthase has protein sequence MTTQLNEDALNEMEESQDGSEELYERMSLVIDRGQEPMRLDKFLVARIENASRNKVQQAIESGRVLINGKQVQSNHKIKPGEEIVVYSDKEVQGEDIVPEQMPLRIEYEDDDILIINKPVGLVVHPASGNPNGTLINGVAYHLLQQNKDLNTDELPRFGLVHRIDKNTSGLMVLAKTGKAASSLAKQFFDHSIHRQYVALVWGDVAEDSGTVNAHIGRHQRFRKIFDAYPDGEYGKEAITHYKVLERMGYVTMVQCELETGRTHQIRVHMKHIGHPLFSDELYGGDRIVKGTVFSKYKQFVDNCFAICPRHALHAKTIGFVHPRTRQHIQFESEIPSDMQQLIDKWRNYVKVKNII, from the coding sequence ATGACTACTCAACTCAACGAAGACGCACTGAACGAAATGGAAGAAAGCCAGGATGGCTCAGAAGAGCTGTACGAGCGCATGAGCCTGGTGATTGACCGTGGACAGGAGCCCATGCGCCTCGACAAGTTCCTCGTGGCCCGTATCGAGAACGCCTCCCGCAACAAAGTGCAGCAGGCCATCGAAAGCGGTCGTGTACTCATCAACGGTAAACAGGTGCAGAGCAACCACAAGATCAAACCAGGTGAAGAAATTGTAGTGTATTCCGATAAGGAAGTACAGGGAGAAGACATAGTGCCGGAACAAATGCCGCTCAGGATCGAATATGAAGATGATGATATCCTTATTATCAACAAACCTGTAGGTCTGGTTGTACACCCCGCCAGCGGCAACCCCAATGGCACCCTCATCAACGGGGTGGCATACCATCTTCTGCAACAGAATAAAGACCTCAATACCGATGAACTGCCCCGCTTCGGACTGGTTCACCGGATCGATAAGAATACTTCAGGCCTCATGGTGCTGGCCAAAACAGGCAAGGCCGCCAGCAGTCTCGCCAAACAATTCTTCGACCACAGCATCCACCGCCAATACGTAGCGCTGGTCTGGGGCGATGTAGCGGAAGACAGCGGCACGGTGAATGCCCATATCGGACGTCACCAGCGTTTCCGCAAGATCTTTGATGCCTACCCTGACGGTGAATACGGCAAGGAAGCCATCACCCATTACAAAGTGCTCGAACGCATGGGCTACGTAACTATGGTGCAATGCGAACTGGAGACAGGCCGCACCCACCAGATCCGTGTGCACATGAAACATATCGGCCATCCCCTCTTCAGCGATGAATTATACGGCGGCGACCGCATCGTAAAAGGAACCGTATTCAGCAAATACAAACAGTTTGTAGATAACTGCTTCGCTATTTGCCCGCGTCATGCACTGCATGCAAAAACTATCGGCTTCGTACACCCGCGCACGCGCCAGCATATCCAGTTCGAAAGCGAGATCCCCTCCGATATGCAACAGCTTATCGACAAATGGAGGAATTATGTAAAAGTGAAAAATATTATCTAG
- a CDS encoding glycosyl hydrolase family 28-related protein has protein sequence MGKRLLIGVISFLFCFQPSAQVRPGAVMSWTTIEAEDMHTNGILLQQSTDPHLVETESSGRMAVRLETKAHFIETIAPVFSNTLVIRYSLPDNAIGKGLSSSLDILVNGKTVKNCGISSYNNWLYGHYPFSNVPDTGKPRHFYDEVRIKDINISKGDIVQIRRGNEQDDKAAYCIIDLIDFEEAPPVLEAPENIIWVTDPVFKKYLQQDDYTLVFRKCIEQAATTKQTIWIPPGEYKISGDLIFPSNIKMQGAGIWHTILKGDKNLYAQASRRVRLKGKGSNIHLSDFSIDGALNYRSDKEDNDGIVGSFGENSSISNIWIEHTKVGIWVENSTALKVSGCRFRNTIADGINFCVGMANSIMENCTTRGTGDDGFAIWPASFGKQQYKPGNNLIIHCTAQLPFLANGAAVYGGESNSIRHCLFTDITQGAGILISTTFPTENQSRGINNNFSGTTMLDSCVIESSGGFDHEWDWRGAIEICTDKRTIAGLVIKNIVIKESLSNAIRIISKNTNDKKGILKEAELINISTEGKKEKNGLLVVPGASGSLRLIKAGLPVSVPEEGNFSILH, from the coding sequence ATGGGAAAGCGGTTACTTATTGGCGTTATATCCTTCTTGTTCTGTTTCCAGCCATCAGCCCAGGTGAGACCTGGTGCTGTGATGAGCTGGACCACCATCGAAGCGGAGGATATGCACACTAATGGTATCCTGCTTCAGCAAAGCACAGACCCGCATTTGGTGGAAACAGAATCCTCAGGAAGAATGGCAGTACGGCTTGAAACGAAAGCACATTTTATTGAAACCATTGCACCCGTTTTTTCCAATACATTAGTGATCCGGTATAGTCTGCCCGATAATGCAATCGGAAAAGGCCTGAGTTCTTCGCTGGATATTTTAGTGAATGGAAAAACTGTAAAAAATTGCGGCATCTCATCTTACAATAACTGGCTGTATGGTCATTATCCATTTTCGAATGTTCCTGACACCGGCAAGCCCAGGCATTTCTATGATGAGGTCCGCATCAAAGATATTAATATCAGCAAAGGAGATATTGTTCAGATCAGGCGCGGCAATGAACAGGATGATAAAGCTGCGTATTGTATCATCGATCTCATCGATTTCGAAGAAGCCCCTCCGGTATTGGAGGCTCCGGAAAATATAATTTGGGTAACCGATCCTGTATTCAAAAAATATCTCCAACAGGATGACTATACACTTGTATTCAGGAAATGTATAGAACAAGCGGCAACAACGAAACAAACAATCTGGATACCACCCGGTGAATACAAGATCTCCGGTGATCTTATTTTTCCCTCCAACATAAAAATGCAGGGTGCGGGTATCTGGCATACGATCCTCAAGGGAGACAAGAACCTTTATGCACAGGCCAGCAGGAGAGTGCGGCTGAAAGGAAAAGGCAGTAATATCCATCTGTCGGATTTCAGTATCGATGGCGCACTGAATTACAGAAGCGATAAAGAGGACAATGATGGTATCGTAGGATCATTCGGCGAAAATTCATCCATCAGCAATATCTGGATCGAACATACGAAAGTGGGGATTTGGGTGGAAAACTCAACAGCACTGAAAGTTTCCGGTTGCCGGTTTCGCAACACTATTGCCGATGGGATCAACTTTTGTGTAGGCATGGCGAATTCGATCATGGAAAACTGTACAACGCGTGGCACGGGCGATGATGGCTTTGCCATCTGGCCTGCTTCGTTTGGTAAACAACAATATAAACCCGGTAATAATCTCATTATACATTGCACGGCACAATTGCCTTTTCTGGCCAATGGTGCGGCAGTATATGGTGGAGAAAGCAATAGCATCCGTCATTGCCTGTTCACGGATATAACGCAGGGGGCGGGGATCTTGATCAGTACTACATTTCCAACAGAAAATCAAAGCAGGGGCATAAACAATAATTTTTCCGGAACAACAATGCTGGACTCCTGTGTAATTGAGAGCAGCGGAGGGTTTGATCATGAGTGGGATTGGCGGGGTGCTATCGAGATTTGTACGGATAAAAGAACCATTGCCGGTTTGGTGATCAAAAACATCGTCATCAAAGAAAGCCTTTCAAATGCCATCCGCATCATCTCAAAAAATACAAACGATAAAAAAGGAATACTGAAAGAGGCAGAACTGATCAATATCAGCACAGAAGGAAAAAAAGAGAAAAATGGACTGCTGGTTGTGCCAGGAGCCAGCGGATCTCTCAGACTGATAAAGGCTGGTCTGCCGGTATCGGTGCCTGAGGAGGGCAACTTCAGTATCCTTCATTAA